Proteins encoded within one genomic window of Candidatus Syntrophocurvum alkaliphilum:
- a CDS encoding D-alanine--D-alanine ligase: protein MKSLKVVVLMGGRSEEREVSLRSGKAVYEALLSKGYDAVALDIKDTNIFKLQEIKPDVAFIVLHGKFGEDGTVQGMLELLDIPYTGSGVASSAICIDKVISKKLYVYEKIPTADFMILNIKDFDNKDTIVSKITNTLGLPVVVKAATQGSSIGTSIVKSEDEIIKALESSFMLDKQVLVEKFIEGVEVTAAVIGNENPTVLPIIEITSENEFFDFESKYTPGMCDHIIPARIDEATEEKIKDITEKVYTSLNCRGCSRVDFMIDKQGNPYVLEINTIPGMTEMSLLPDAGRAAGLEFEDLVEKLLKLALED, encoded by the coding sequence GTGAAATCTTTAAAAGTTGTTGTTTTAATGGGAGGAAGATCAGAAGAGAGGGAAGTTTCATTAAGAAGTGGTAAGGCAGTTTATGAGGCGTTACTATCTAAAGGATATGATGCTGTAGCATTAGATATAAAGGATACTAATATTTTCAAATTACAAGAGATAAAACCAGATGTAGCTTTTATAGTATTACATGGTAAATTTGGAGAAGATGGTACAGTTCAGGGAATGTTAGAATTATTGGATATACCGTATACTGGTTCGGGTGTAGCATCTAGTGCAATATGTATAGATAAGGTTATTAGCAAAAAGCTTTATGTTTACGAAAAAATACCTACTGCTGATTTTATGATACTTAATATAAAAGATTTTGATAATAAAGATACTATCGTATCTAAAATAACTAATACCCTTGGCTTGCCAGTTGTAGTAAAAGCAGCAACACAAGGCTCAAGTATTGGCACTTCAATAGTAAAAAGTGAAGATGAAATTATTAAAGCTTTGGAATCTTCATTTATGTTAGATAAACAAGTTTTAGTAGAGAAATTTATAGAAGGTGTTGAAGTTACTGCCGCAGTAATAGGAAATGAAAATCCAACAGTTTTACCAATAATAGAAATAACTAGTGAGAATGAGTTTTTTGACTTTGAATCTAAATATACTCCAGGTATGTGTGACCATATTATACCAGCAAGGATAGATGAAGCTACAGAGGAGAAGATTAAAGATATTACTGAGAAGGTATATACATCTCTTAATTGCAGAGGGTGTTCTCGAGTAGATTTTATGATTGATAAACAAGGGAATCCTTATGTTCTTGAAATAAATACTATCCCTGGAATGACTGAAATGAGTTTATTACCCGATGCAGGTCGTGCAGCAGGGTTAGAGTTTGAAGATTTAGTAGAAAAACTTCTTAAACTAGCACTTGAAGACTAG
- a CDS encoding menaquinone biosynthetic enzyme MqnA/MqnD family protein — protein sequence MRPKVGHIQFINCFPLFYGLIEKKFLLEVDLIKGNPTDLNTMLLERKLDLAPVSSIAYAENYKDYLLMPDISISSDGDVKSIYLFSKVPIDKLHGKKIALTNISATSQVLLKIIMKKGYNVSPEYFTSAPELRAMLMEADAALLIGDDALRAKYTFDNSLYIYDLGSEWKKLTNLPMVFAVWAIRKDFAENNFNIVKLIKDTFIESIELSLNNLEDVATKACEYESFSPDYLVDYFKCLKFDFNETQQNGLIVYFKEAKAMGLINEVPTLNILNI from the coding sequence ATGAGACCAAAAGTCGGACATATTCAATTTATTAATTGTTTTCCATTATTTTATGGACTTATAGAAAAAAAATTTTTGCTAGAAGTCGATTTAATAAAAGGTAATCCAACTGACTTAAACACTATGCTATTAGAAAGAAAATTAGATTTAGCCCCTGTTTCTTCAATAGCTTATGCGGAAAATTACAAAGACTACTTATTGATGCCGGATATATCCATAAGTTCAGATGGTGATGTAAAAAGTATTTATCTATTTTCAAAAGTGCCTATAGATAAGCTTCATGGCAAAAAAATAGCTTTAACTAACATTTCAGCTACTTCTCAAGTCCTTTTAAAAATTATTATGAAAAAGGGTTATAATGTTTCCCCAGAGTATTTTACTTCAGCTCCTGAATTAAGAGCAATGTTAATGGAGGCAGATGCAGCTTTATTAATAGGAGATGATGCATTAAGAGCTAAGTATACTTTTGATAATAGTTTATATATTTATGATCTAGGCAGTGAATGGAAAAAACTAACTAATTTGCCGATGGTTTTTGCTGTTTGGGCAATTAGAAAAGATTTTGCAGAAAATAATTTTAATATAGTAAAGCTTATAAAAGATACGTTTATTGAATCTATAGAACTAAGTTTAAATAATTTAGAAGATGTTGCCACAAAAGCTTGTGAATATGAAAGTTTTTCTCCAGATTATTTGGTTGATTATTTTAAATGTTTAAAATTTGATTTTAATGAAACACAACAGAATGGCCTTATAGTATACTTTAAAGAAGCTAAAGCTATGGGGTTAATTAATGAAGTACCAACACTTAATATATTAAATATTTAA
- the mqnC gene encoding cyclic dehypoxanthinyl futalosine synthase has protein sequence MNNLKTSNILNEVIKGKKINKDEFLYLYKYGDLLEIAQAANKVRDSLVFKDKITFVVDRNINYTNICSCRCKFCAFYCDKSDSSAYVIEKNELFAKIEEAIELGASQLMIQGGLNDNLKIDYFEDMFKSIKSKFDITIHSLSAPEIFYIANISNLTINETLQRLKKAGLDSLPGGGAEILHDEIRNKISPNKINTNEWLDVMKKAHHLGMKSTATMMIGSVENIHHRLYHLEKIRQLQEETGGFRAFIVWTYQPGNNDLRGSKVTSIEYLRFLALSRLYLNNITHIQGSWVTQGKKIGQLSIHFGADDLGSIMIEENVVRSAGVAYKMDKQEMIELIKATGKVPAIRDTEYKIKQLF, from the coding sequence GTGAATAATTTGAAAACATCAAACATTTTAAATGAAGTAATTAAAGGCAAAAAAATAAATAAAGATGAATTTCTTTATTTATATAAATATGGAGACTTACTAGAGATAGCTCAGGCCGCTAATAAAGTAAGGGATAGTTTAGTTTTTAAAGATAAAATTACCTTTGTTGTAGATAGAAACATTAATTACACTAATATATGTTCATGTCGCTGTAAATTTTGTGCTTTTTATTGTGATAAAAGCGATTCTAGTGCATATGTAATAGAAAAAAATGAACTTTTTGCAAAAATTGAAGAAGCAATAGAACTGGGTGCTAGCCAACTAATGATCCAAGGTGGACTAAATGATAATCTCAAAATTGACTATTTTGAAGATATGTTTAAATCAATAAAATCTAAATTCGATATAACCATACATTCATTAAGTGCTCCTGAAATATTTTATATAGCCAATATATCCAACTTAACAATTAATGAGACTTTACAAAGATTAAAAAAGGCAGGATTAGATTCGTTGCCTGGTGGTGGAGCTGAAATTTTGCATGATGAAATTAGAAACAAAATCAGTCCCAACAAAATAAATACTAACGAATGGTTAGATGTAATGAAAAAAGCTCATCATTTAGGTATGAAAAGCACTGCAACAATGATGATTGGTAGTGTGGAAAATATACATCATCGTTTATATCATCTTGAAAAAATTCGACAACTACAAGAGGAAACTGGAGGTTTTCGTGCATTTATAGTTTGGACATATCAACCCGGTAATAATGATTTAAGGGGAAGTAAAGTAACTTCTATAGAATATTTACGCTTTTTAGCTTTATCTAGACTTTACTTGAATAACATAACTCATATCCAAGGTTCATGGGTAACACAAGGTAAGAAAATTGGACAATTATCAATCCATTTTGGTGCAGATGATTTAGGAAGTATAATGATAGAAGAAAATGTGGTAAGATCAGCTGGAGTTGCTTATAAAATGGATAAGCAAGAAATGATTGAGCTTATTAAAGCAACTGGAAAGGTTCCAGCGATAAGAGATACGGAATACAAGATAAAGCAGTTATTTTAA
- the mqnE gene encoding aminofutalosine synthase MqnE, with protein sequence MQMDKHMQLLSKKVANNERLTKEDGLYLYECNDLISIGKLARDVKQKKTGRNVFFNVNRHINLTNICVSKCEFCAFGKDKDEEGAYLMSVEEAFNFGAEVVENGITEFHVVSAMHPDMPFNYYVDVIKRLHQAYPNIHMQAFTAVEIHHFSKITGLSIRDVLLQLKDAGLGSIPGGGAEIFNDDIRKQICPKKAMSNDWLEVHKTAHELGIKSNCTMLFGHIESFEDRINHLIKLRELQDEAPGFQSFIPLPFLPDNTGLTHIKRTTAIDDVKTIAISRLMLDNIEHVKAFWVMLSVPIAQLCLEFGADDIDGTVHEERIMHAAGATTDKGISKDNIIRLIKEAGYLPTERDTLYNVLRTY encoded by the coding sequence ATGCAGATGGATAAACATATGCAACTATTATCTAAAAAGGTAGCAAATAATGAACGACTTACTAAAGAAGATGGTCTTTATCTATATGAATGTAATGATTTAATAAGTATAGGTAAACTTGCAAGAGACGTAAAACAAAAGAAAACCGGAAGAAATGTTTTTTTTAATGTTAATCGTCACATTAATTTAACTAATATATGTGTTTCTAAATGTGAATTTTGTGCTTTTGGTAAGGATAAGGATGAAGAAGGTGCTTATCTAATGTCTGTGGAGGAAGCCTTTAATTTTGGGGCAGAGGTTGTTGAGAATGGAATTACTGAATTTCATGTAGTCAGTGCTATGCATCCCGATATGCCATTTAATTATTATGTAGATGTTATTAAAAGACTACATCAAGCCTATCCAAATATTCATATGCAAGCTTTTACAGCAGTAGAGATACATCACTTTTCTAAAATTACTGGATTAAGTATTCGCGATGTTTTATTACAATTAAAAGATGCTGGCTTAGGCTCTATTCCAGGTGGCGGTGCGGAAATATTTAATGATGATATTAGAAAGCAAATTTGTCCTAAAAAAGCAATGAGCAATGATTGGTTAGAAGTACATAAGACTGCACATGAATTAGGAATTAAGTCCAATTGTACAATGCTTTTTGGACATATAGAATCATTTGAAGATAGAATTAATCATTTAATAAAGTTAAGGGAACTTCAAGATGAGGCTCCCGGTTTTCAATCTTTTATTCCACTTCCTTTTTTACCGGATAATACTGGATTAACCCATATTAAACGAACAACAGCCATAGATGATGTAAAAACTATTGCTATATCGAGGCTAATGCTAGATAATATTGAACATGTAAAAGCGTTTTGGGTTATGTTAAGTGTTCCAATAGCGCAATTATGCTTAGAATTCGGTGCTGATGATATTGATGGTACCGTTCACGAAGAAAGAATTATGCACGCAGCAGGTGCTACTACGGATAAAGGAATTAGTAAAGATAATATAATTAGGTTAATAAAAGAGGCTGGGTATCTACCAACGGAAAGAGATACACTCTATAACGTTTTAAGAACTTATTAA
- a CDS encoding ABC-ATPase domain-containing protein translates to MLNKNDLENMILKINNKGYKAYKDIQQSYIFEDFELYIDYVQADPFAPPSRIRVRINMNEANFPEYLYRGSRQVALEDYIARSIRNYIIKNFKNTKGTGNSNVLFIDAGHQEVLKRTAVKITNQYIEARLSVGLPAAGRKVLAHDAIKIFLKQLPSLVQNCLFFDKYKEEVLQDCVYLYEDQELIRQKLKELGLIAFLANNSVLPRKSGISNKPLEMSKAIKFESPETLRVEIETKHHGVLTGMGLPQGITLIVGGGYHGKSTLLKALERGIYNHIKGDGREWVITNDSAIKIRAEDNRFIQKVNITPFIDNLPFNQDTTAFTTLNASGSTSQAANIMEALEIGSNLLLLDEDTSATNFMIRDARMQMLVEKEKEPITPFIDRVKELYQSSGVSCVLVIGGAGDYLDVCDRVIMMDHYKPIDVTEQSHYIANQIKSRRKQELISSIMYSPPRIIAKESFENAKGKRTKISAKGLDNIVINRMNIDLSSVEQLVDYSQTRAIAQCIIKIMELADNNVTLKHIVDDIYENISDNLDYLSSFNKEEHPGDLALPRKYEIAAAINRMEMLKIIHNPVT, encoded by the coding sequence ATGTTAAATAAAAATGACTTAGAAAATATGATATTAAAAATTAACAACAAAGGTTATAAAGCATATAAAGATATCCAACAATCTTATATTTTTGAAGATTTTGAATTATACATAGACTATGTACAAGCTGACCCTTTTGCACCTCCTTCAAGAATTAGGGTTAGAATAAATATGAATGAAGCAAATTTTCCTGAGTATTTATACCGAGGTAGTAGACAAGTTGCTCTTGAAGATTATATAGCTCGTAGTATAAGAAATTATATAATAAAAAACTTTAAAAATACTAAAGGTACTGGGAATAGTAATGTGCTTTTTATTGATGCTGGTCATCAAGAGGTTTTAAAACGTACAGCTGTAAAAATAACTAATCAATATATAGAGGCAAGATTATCAGTGGGATTACCAGCAGCAGGTAGAAAAGTGCTAGCACATGATGCAATAAAAATATTTTTAAAACAACTACCAAGTTTAGTACAAAACTGCTTATTTTTTGATAAATATAAAGAAGAAGTTTTACAAGACTGTGTTTATTTATATGAAGACCAAGAACTTATTAGACAAAAGCTGAAGGAATTAGGCTTAATAGCTTTTCTAGCTAATAATTCAGTATTACCTAGAAAAAGTGGTATTAGTAACAAACCACTTGAGATGAGTAAAGCTATTAAATTTGAAAGTCCAGAGACTTTAAGAGTAGAGATTGAGACTAAGCATCATGGGGTTTTAACAGGAATGGGATTACCACAAGGAATTACTCTAATAGTTGGTGGGGGATACCATGGAAAATCCACACTTCTTAAAGCATTAGAAAGAGGTATTTATAATCATATAAAAGGTGATGGAAGAGAGTGGGTAATAACAAATGATAGTGCTATAAAAATAAGAGCTGAAGATAATAGATTTATTCAAAAGGTTAACATAACACCTTTTATTGACAACCTTCCTTTTAACCAAGATACAACTGCTTTTACTACTTTAAATGCAAGTGGAAGCACATCACAAGCTGCAAATATAATGGAAGCACTTGAAATAGGTTCAAATCTTTTACTATTAGATGAAGATACCAGTGCTACTAATTTTATGATAAGAGATGCAAGGATGCAGATGTTAGTGGAAAAAGAAAAAGAACCTATTACTCCATTTATTGATAGAGTTAAAGAATTATATCAGAGTAGTGGAGTATCTTGTGTACTAGTCATTGGAGGAGCAGGTGACTATCTTGATGTTTGTGATAGAGTTATTATGATGGATCATTATAAGCCTATTGATGTTACAGAACAATCTCATTATATTGCTAATCAAATAAAAAGTAGAAGAAAACAAGAGTTAATTTCATCTATAATGTATTCACCACCACGAATTATTGCTAAAGAGAGCTTTGAAAATGCTAAAGGAAAAAGAACTAAGATTTCTGCTAAAGGGTTAGATAATATAGTTATTAATCGAATGAATATTGATTTAAGTTCAGTAGAACAGCTTGTAGATTACAGTCAAACTAGGGCAATAGCTCAATGTATAATAAAGATAATGGAACTGGCAGATAACAATGTAACACTTAAGCATATTGTAGATGATATTTATGAAAATATTTCAGATAACTTAGACTACTTATCATCATTTAATAAAGAAGAACATCCAGGGGATTTAGCACTTCCTAGAAAATATGAAATAGCAGCAGCAATTAATAGAATGGAAATGCTTAAAATCATACATAATCCTGTGACTTAA